Proteins co-encoded in one Methanothermobacter sp. genomic window:
- a CDS encoding TldD/PmbA family protein translates to MYDIAEKTFKEALKHVHNVEVYIQKEKTLEVDIQRDKIDLAKEQQLIGLGLRVIQDKRMGFAYTTDMRRIKETIKMAVSNLGANEADENFKFSKPSHYPRVKKIYDKRFHDFEVSDAHEFAERMIDKVFDEGCEPTNGGFTASCLKTLLLNSNGVEAEYKSTGFSAHISVNAKEGNLKSTAYESDASCLMSLEPERISQTACKIAKNSIGGEKIGTGDLGILLDYHAISGILGTFTSAINADNVQRGRSYLKDKIGEEIANPAMNIYDDGKITGGLYSAPIDDEGTPSQRTPIIEKGILKNFIYDLYTASKGNVKSTGNGIRASFSSIPTVSTTNIILDFQDKITVEDIKRGMLVTDVLGAHTANPISGDFSLEANNPFYIENGEIKYPIKKAMISGNIFNILKQVKMIDSKIRQIGTFITPRIFIETLRVIGG, encoded by the coding sequence TTGTATGATATAGCAGAAAAAACATTCAAGGAAGCACTTAAACATGTCCACAATGTGGAGGTATACATTCAAAAGGAGAAAACATTAGAGGTTGACATTCAAAGGGATAAAATAGACCTTGCAAAGGAACAACAGTTAATAGGCCTTGGTTTAAGGGTCATACAGGATAAAAGGATGGGTTTCGCTTACACCACAGACATGCGCCGAATAAAAGAAACAATAAAAATGGCAGTTTCTAATCTGGGAGCGAATGAAGCAGATGAGAATTTTAAATTTTCCAAACCATCACATTATCCACGAGTGAAAAAAATTTATGATAAGAGATTCCACGATTTTGAAGTTTCAGATGCTCATGAATTCGCTGAGAGAATGATAGATAAGGTTTTTGATGAAGGTTGTGAGCCTACCAACGGAGGCTTCACTGCAAGCTGCCTAAAAACTCTCTTATTAAATTCTAATGGGGTTGAGGCCGAGTACAAGAGCACAGGATTTTCTGCTCATATATCAGTTAACGCAAAGGAGGGCAACCTTAAATCCACGGCTTATGAATCTGATGCGTCATGTCTAATGAGCCTAGAACCGGAAAGGATATCCCAGACCGCTTGCAAGATAGCTAAGAACTCTATCGGAGGCGAAAAGATTGGGACGGGTGATTTGGGCATATTATTAGATTATCACGCTATAAGTGGGATTCTTGGAACATTTACATCAGCAATAAACGCCGATAACGTCCAAAGGGGAAGATCGTACCTTAAGGACAAAATAGGAGAAGAAATAGCAAACCCAGCCATGAACATATATGATGATGGAAAAATAACAGGAGGCCTCTACTCAGCCCCCATAGATGATGAAGGCACACCATCACAACGCACACCCATAATAGAAAAAGGAATACTAAAAAATTTCATATATGATCTCTACACAGCCTCTAAGGGAAATGTTAAAAGTACTGGTAATGGTATAAGAGCATCATTCTCAAGCATACCAACAGTTTCAACCACTAACATCATCCTAGATTTCCAAGATAAAATAACAGTTGAGGATATTAAAAGGGGCATGCTTGTAACTGATGTTCTCGGCGCCCACACCGCCAACCCAATTTCCGGAGACTTCTCATTGGAAGCTAACAATCCATTCTACATAGAAAATGGGGAGATAAAATATCCAATAAAAAAAGCCATGATCTCAGGTAACATATTCAACATCCTAAAACAGGTAAAAATGATAGATTCCAAGATAAGGCAAATAGGAACTTTCATAACACCAAGAATATTCATAGAAACTCTAAGGGTTATTGGAGGATAA
- a CDS encoding radical SAM protein yields the protein MLEDYHLIREDKKLARFKIAASIKAKDVPKDKLWDEHKRIQKKFKEYYEKQAIRSCESSFLDLKIKIADNIFKSCHFCERRCHVNRRKEPGYCGVLEARIASEFLHFGEEAPLVPSHTIFFSGCTFHCVFCQNWDISQNPQGGVHIKPEKLADIIDKKRRRGSFNVNFVGGDPTPNLNYILKVISKCKENIPVIWNSNFYMSKEAMNLLDGIIDLYLTDFKFGNDKCAKTLADVDNYWKIVTRNHLLAKESADMIIRHLVLPGHVECCTIPILSWIADKLGKNTPVNIMGQYRPVYHAMEYPKIDRYPTREEIYTAREYARELGLTNLL from the coding sequence ATGCTAGAAGATTACCATCTTATAAGAGAAGATAAAAAACTTGCACGATTCAAAATAGCAGCATCCATAAAAGCCAAGGACGTGCCAAAAGACAAACTATGGGACGAACACAAAAGAATTCAGAAAAAGTTCAAAGAATATTATGAAAAACAGGCTATAAGATCTTGTGAATCATCATTCCTAGATTTGAAGATAAAAATAGCCGACAACATATTCAAATCATGTCATTTTTGTGAAAGACGCTGCCATGTTAACCGCAGAAAAGAACCAGGATACTGTGGCGTATTAGAAGCTAGGATAGCATCGGAATTTTTACATTTCGGGGAAGAAGCACCACTTGTCCCCAGTCATACAATATTCTTTTCAGGTTGCACATTCCACTGCGTATTCTGCCAAAACTGGGACATATCCCAAAACCCCCAAGGGGGCGTCCACATAAAACCAGAAAAACTTGCAGATATAATAGATAAAAAGAGGCGAAGAGGATCATTCAATGTAAATTTTGTCGGGGGCGACCCCACACCCAACCTCAACTATATCTTAAAAGTTATCTCAAAATGCAAAGAAAACATCCCCGTAATATGGAACAGCAACTTCTACATGTCAAAAGAGGCCATGAACCTATTAGATGGTATAATAGACTTATATTTAACAGATTTCAAATTTGGAAACGATAAATGCGCCAAGACATTAGCAGACGTAGACAACTACTGGAAAATAGTCACAAGGAACCACTTACTAGCTAAAGAATCGGCTGATATGATAATAAGACATCTGGTACTTCCGGGACACGTTGAATGTTGCACAATACCCATACTCTCATGGATAGCTGACAAATTAGGTAAAAACACCCCAGTCAATATAATGGGGCAATACCGGCCAGTATACCATGCCATGGAATACCCTAAGATAGACAGATACCCTACGAGAGAAGAAATTTACACAGCAAGGGAATATGCAAGGGAACTAGGTCTCACCAACCTACTATAG
- a CDS encoding NTPase — MNIIITGKPGTGKTTLIKKIKTHLEKEGASIGGIFTPEIREGKKRIGFEIVDIMTGERGILAEKGAPGPKVGSYGVNLETIKKVGIPGIEKAIESADYIIIDEVAPMELKDPKFLFKVEEALSSGKTVIAAFHRKLIQNIKDREDVQIFRINPENREIVYEKIKRVIEGK; from the coding sequence TTGAATATTATAATAACGGGAAAACCGGGAACTGGGAAAACAACACTAATCAAAAAAATAAAAACCCACCTAGAAAAAGAAGGGGCTAGTATAGGCGGGATATTCACGCCAGAAATAAGAGAAGGCAAAAAGAGGATAGGCTTCGAAATAGTAGATATAATGACCGGTGAAAGAGGTATACTAGCAGAAAAGGGAGCTCCAGGGCCAAAAGTAGGATCCTATGGTGTTAACCTTGAAACGATCAAAAAAGTGGGCATACCCGGGATAGAAAAGGCCATCGAATCCGCGGATTATATCATAATAGATGAAGTCGCGCCAATGGAGCTTAAAGACCCCAAATTCTTATTTAAGGTGGAAGAAGCGCTTTCAAGCGGCAAAACAGTGATAGCAGCCTTCCACAGGAAGCTAATCCAGAACATAAAGGATAGAGAAGACGTGCAAATATTCAGGATCAACCCCGAAAATCGTGAAATAGTATACGAAAAGATAAAAAGGGTAATAGAGGGAAAATAA
- the pscS gene encoding O-phospho-L-seryl-tRNA:Cys-tRNA synthase encodes MECDEYGLARAIERENLNLNPLQRGGVLPADAREALYEFSDGYSICDYCEGRLDQIKKPDITRFLDDLADFINVDVVRTVHGAREGKFAVMHAICDKGDTIVTDGNAHYTTHLAAERNHLRIIEAPNNGYPTFEIKPETYKQVLEDAIDKTEVKLAVLTHVDGDYGNLTNAKAIASACRRLGVPLLLNCAYSMGRMPIDAKEIGADFIVGSGHKSMAASGPIGVLGMTSEWEDIILKRSERHEKKEIEMLGCTSRGAPIATLMASFPHVKERVQRWDEEVKKTRYFIKEMEKLGEIVQLGVKPKEHDLVRFETPIFESIARSHPRRGFFLYEELKKRKIVGIKRGQTRWFKCSIYAMTMEQVEYIINAFKDIIEKYQKS; translated from the coding sequence ATGGAATGCGATGAATATGGACTTGCAAGGGCCATTGAGAGGGAAAATCTAAACTTAAACCCCCTTCAGAGGGGTGGTGTCCTCCCAGCAGATGCCCGTGAAGCACTTTACGAGTTCTCAGATGGTTATAGTATATGTGATTATTGTGAAGGGAGACTAGATCAGATAAAAAAACCAGACATTACAAGATTCCTTGATGATCTTGCAGACTTCATAAATGTTGACGTTGTAAGAACAGTCCATGGTGCAAGAGAGGGAAAATTTGCAGTGATGCACGCCATCTGCGACAAGGGAGATACGATAGTGACAGATGGGAACGCACACTATACTACACATTTGGCAGCCGAAAGAAACCACCTTAGAATCATCGAAGCACCCAACAATGGATATCCAACATTCGAAATAAAACCAGAAACTTACAAGCAAGTACTAGAGGATGCCATTGACAAAACAGAGGTCAAATTAGCAGTTCTAACACATGTTGACGGGGATTATGGAAACCTTACAAATGCAAAGGCCATAGCATCTGCTTGCAGGAGATTAGGTGTCCCACTATTATTAAATTGCGCATACTCTATGGGGCGGATGCCAATAGACGCCAAGGAGATAGGGGCTGATTTCATTGTTGGTAGTGGGCATAAGAGCATGGCAGCCTCTGGGCCGATAGGAGTGCTTGGCATGACCAGTGAATGGGAGGACATCATACTTAAAAGATCTGAGCGTCATGAAAAAAAGGAAATCGAAATGCTAGGATGTACAAGCAGGGGTGCTCCAATAGCGACGCTAATGGCATCATTCCCACATGTGAAAGAAAGAGTACAAAGATGGGATGAAGAAGTTAAAAAAACAAGATACTTTATAAAAGAGATGGAAAAATTAGGTGAAATAGTACAATTGGGGGTTAAGCCAAAAGAACACGACCTGGTAAGATTTGAAACACCAATATTCGAGAGTATAGCACGTTCACATCCAAGAAGGGGCTTTTTCTTATATGAAGAGCTTAAAAAGAGGAAGATAGTTGGTATAAAGAGGGGTCAGACACGATGGTTTAAATGTAGCATATATGCTATGACCATGGAACAAGTAGAATACATAATCAACGCCTTCAAGGATATCATAGAAAAATATCAAAAATCCTAG
- a CDS encoding GyrI-like domain-containing protein — protein sequence MIKTKMVPEERIAVISYSGCFKKTKKLLQELEEWLKEHEVKIGGSGFVIFYTSPLKDEGKYDVGFPIEDEIEGTDRVNIVTIPGHKVLYTLYEGSGRGAAYKSLIDFVEENNIDVIGSPREIYYGSKVEIQFPII from the coding sequence ATGATAAAGACTAAAATGGTCCCTGAGGAGCGTATAGCTGTTATAAGTTACAGTGGCTGTTTTAAGAAGACTAAAAAGTTACTTCAGGAGCTTGAGGAATGGCTTAAGGAGCATGAGGTCAAGATTGGGGGTTCTGGTTTTGTGATATTCTATACTAGCCCCCTCAAGGACGAGGGAAAGTATGATGTGGGGTTTCCTATAGAGGATGAGATCGAGGGTACTGATCGTGTGAATATTGTGACGATCCCAGGGCATAAGGTTTTATACACTCTCTATGAAGGTTCTGGTAGGGGAGCTGCCTATAAGTCTCTCATAGATTTTGTTGAAGAAAATAATATAGATGTTATAGGTTCACCCAGGGAAATCTACTATGGGAGTAAAGTGGAGATACAGTTCCCCATAATCTAG
- the rpsJ gene encoding 30S ribosomal protein S10 has translation MQKARIKLTGTDPKKLEYVCEQIKKIAERTGVDISGPIPLPTKRLIVPTRKSPDGEGTATWEKWEMRIHKRLVGIEADERAMRQVMKVNVPDNVSIEIELKG, from the coding sequence ATGCAGAAGGCACGGATCAAACTCACAGGAACCGACCCGAAAAAATTAGAATACGTCTGTGAACAGATAAAGAAGATAGCAGAGAGAACCGGAGTTGACATATCAGGTCCCATACCCCTCCCCACTAAAAGGCTTATAGTACCAACTCGCAAATCTCCAGACGGTGAAGGAACCGCTACCTGGGAAAAATGGGAAATGAGAATCCACAAGAGACTCGTAGGGATAGAAGCCGATGAAAGGGCCATGCGCCAGGTCATGAAAGTTAACGTACCAGATAACGTTAGTATAGAAATAGAACTCAAGGGCTAG
- the tuf gene encoding translation elongation factor EF-1 subunit alpha, with protein sequence MAKEKEHINLAFIGHVDHGKSTLVGHLLLQAGVITEQQLAEGEDKFRYVMDRLAEERERGLTIDLAHTKFETKKYEFTIVDCPGHRDFVKNMITGASQADAAVLVVAADDGVMPQTKEHVFLARTLGIDQLVVAINKMDLVDYSEDRYNEVKDEVSELIKTVGYKPKEVPFVAVSAFVGDNITQKSDKTPWYKGPTIVEALDQLKPPEKPVDLPLRIPIQDVYSITGVGTVPVGRVETGILKTGDNVIFEPPGVGGEVKSIEMHHERIEQAEPGDNIGFNVRGVGKNDIRRGDVAGHPDTPPTVAKQFTAQVVVLQHPGVITVGYTPVFHCHTAQVACTFTELVQKINPATGEVQEENPDYLKTGDAAVVKIQPTKPLVIEKIKDIPHMGRFAIRDMGQTVAAGMCIDLVPAK encoded by the coding sequence ATGGCTAAAGAAAAGGAACACATAAACTTGGCATTTATTGGACACGTAGACCATGGGAAATCCACACTTGTAGGTCACCTTCTCCTACAAGCAGGAGTCATCACAGAACAGCAATTAGCTGAAGGAGAAGACAAATTCAGGTATGTTATGGACAGATTAGCAGAGGAAAGGGAGAGAGGACTGACAATAGACCTTGCACATACAAAATTCGAAACAAAAAAATATGAATTCACAATTGTGGATTGTCCAGGACACCGCGACTTCGTTAAGAACATGATCACAGGAGCTTCACAAGCAGACGCCGCAGTCCTAGTCGTGGCAGCAGACGATGGTGTGATGCCACAGACAAAAGAACACGTATTTCTTGCAAGGACACTAGGTATAGACCAACTAGTCGTCGCAATAAATAAGATGGACCTAGTAGATTACAGCGAAGACAGATACAATGAAGTTAAAGATGAAGTGAGCGAACTCATCAAAACAGTAGGTTACAAGCCCAAGGAAGTCCCATTCGTAGCAGTTTCAGCATTTGTAGGTGACAACATAACCCAAAAGAGTGATAAAACACCATGGTACAAGGGTCCCACAATAGTTGAAGCATTAGATCAGCTAAAACCCCCAGAAAAACCAGTGGACTTGCCCTTAAGGATACCAATCCAGGATGTATATTCCATCACAGGAGTGGGCACAGTACCAGTTGGTAGGGTTGAAACCGGAATCCTAAAGACTGGTGACAATGTCATATTCGAACCACCAGGCGTTGGAGGAGAAGTCAAATCCATAGAAATGCACCATGAACGTATAGAACAAGCAGAACCCGGTGACAACATAGGATTCAATGTGAGAGGTGTTGGAAAGAATGATATAAGAAGGGGTGACGTAGCAGGACACCCTGACACTCCACCAACAGTCGCAAAACAATTCACAGCCCAAGTAGTCGTACTACAACACCCAGGAGTCATAACAGTAGGATACACACCAGTATTCCACTGCCACACAGCACAGGTTGCATGCACCTTCACAGAACTCGTCCAGAAGATAAACCCTGCAACTGGTGAAGTGCAAGAAGAAAACCCAGACTACCTCAAAACTGGAGATGCCGCCGTGGTCAAAATACAACCAACCAAACCACTCGTAATAGAAAAAATCAAAGACATACCCCACATGGGAAGATTCGCCATAAGGGACATGGGACAGACAGTCGCAGCTGGAATGTGCATAGACCTAGTACCAGCAAAATAA
- a CDS encoding elongation factor EF-2, with protein MSRRAKMISKIKELMYKPDYIRNIGIVAHIDHGKTTLSDNLLAGAGMISAELAGDQLFLDFDEQEQARGITIDAANVSMVHPYNGKEYLINLIDTPGHVDFGGDVTRAMRAVDGAVVVVCAVEGVMPQTETVLRQALKEHVKPVLFINKVDRLINELKLKPEELQERFIKIISQVNKLIKSMAPKEFKQKWQVKVENGSVAFGSAYYNWAINVPIMQETGITFKDIYQYCKEDRQKELAQKVPLHKVLLGMVVEHLPSPSESQTYRVPIIWQGDLESEEGQSMLKTNPKGPLAVMITDVRIDKHAGEVATGRIFGGTIKKGDEIFLVGSHTTSRVQQVGVYMGPERINTDVVPAGNIVAITGAKNVVAGETVCDTERKIEAFESLEHISEPVVTVAVEAKNTKDLPKLIEVLRQIAKEDPTVKVEINEETGEHLVSGMGELHLEIIAYRINEKGVEIETSEPIVVYRETVMDTAGPVEGKSPNKHNRFYITIEPLEESVFKAIQDGQIKEGRIKGKEMANKFIKAGLDKEEARRVWDVYEKNLFINMTRGIQYLDEIKELILDGFESAIDDGPLAKEKVMGVKVKLVDAKIHEDAVHRGPAQVLPAVRRAMYAAMMMAEPKILEPIQKVFINVPQEYMGNATREIQNRRGQILDMSQEGDMVTVEAKVPVAEMFGFAGDIRSATEGRCLWSTENAGFEKLPDELQKTIIREIRTRKGLSPEPYGADHYLS; from the coding sequence GTGAGTAGACGTGCTAAAATGATTAGCAAGATCAAAGAATTAATGTACAAACCAGATTACATCCGCAACATAGGCATAGTCGCCCACATAGACCATGGAAAAACAACACTATCAGACAACTTACTAGCCGGAGCCGGGATGATATCAGCAGAACTAGCAGGCGACCAACTATTCCTAGATTTTGACGAACAAGAACAAGCAAGGGGTATAACCATCGACGCAGCTAACGTATCCATGGTCCACCCATACAATGGCAAAGAATACCTCATAAACCTTATAGACACCCCAGGACACGTAGACTTCGGGGGAGATGTTACACGTGCAATGAGAGCCGTTGACGGAGCCGTAGTAGTGGTCTGCGCAGTAGAAGGTGTGATGCCCCAGACAGAAACAGTACTAAGACAAGCCCTCAAAGAACACGTGAAACCAGTACTATTCATAAATAAAGTGGATCGCCTAATAAACGAACTCAAACTCAAACCAGAAGAACTCCAAGAAAGGTTCATAAAGATAATAAGCCAAGTAAACAAGCTAATCAAAAGCATGGCACCCAAAGAATTCAAACAAAAATGGCAAGTAAAGGTAGAAAATGGTAGCGTAGCCTTCGGATCAGCTTATTACAACTGGGCCATAAACGTCCCCATAATGCAAGAAACCGGCATAACATTCAAAGACATATACCAATACTGTAAAGAAGACAGACAAAAAGAACTAGCCCAGAAAGTCCCCCTACATAAAGTACTCCTAGGAATGGTTGTGGAACACTTGCCAAGTCCATCAGAATCCCAAACTTACAGAGTACCCATAATATGGCAAGGAGACCTAGAAAGTGAAGAAGGCCAAAGCATGCTCAAAACAAACCCTAAAGGTCCCCTAGCAGTCATGATAACAGATGTAAGGATAGATAAACATGCTGGTGAAGTGGCGACTGGTCGTATATTCGGCGGGACCATCAAAAAGGGTGATGAAATATTCCTTGTAGGATCCCATACAACTTCCAGGGTTCAACAGGTCGGAGTTTACATGGGCCCAGAGAGGATAAACACTGATGTGGTCCCAGCTGGTAACATTGTCGCGATAACCGGTGCCAAGAATGTGGTTGCAGGTGAAACAGTATGCGATACCGAGAGGAAAATAGAAGCATTTGAGAGCCTAGAACACATTTCAGAGCCTGTTGTCACGGTAGCAGTTGAAGCAAAGAACACAAAGGATCTTCCAAAACTTATAGAGGTTTTGAGGCAGATAGCTAAAGAAGATCCGACAGTAAAGGTTGAGATAAACGAAGAAACGGGTGAACACCTCGTCTCTGGTATGGGTGAATTACACCTTGAAATAATAGCCTACAGGATAAACGAAAAAGGTGTTGAAATAGAAACCTCGGAGCCTATCGTAGTCTACAGGGAGACTGTCATGGACACCGCAGGGCCAGTTGAGGGTAAATCGCCCAACAAACATAACAGATTCTATATAACCATAGAACCATTGGAAGAGTCAGTATTCAAAGCCATACAGGATGGTCAGATCAAAGAGGGCAGAATAAAAGGAAAAGAAATGGCGAATAAATTCATAAAAGCAGGACTAGACAAGGAAGAGGCTAGGAGAGTATGGGACGTATATGAAAAAAACCTTTTCATAAACATGACAAGGGGTATACAATACCTTGATGAGATAAAAGAGCTCATATTAGACGGTTTTGAAAGTGCGATAGATGATGGTCCATTAGCAAAGGAAAAAGTGATGGGTGTTAAAGTGAAACTCGTGGATGCTAAAATCCACGAGGATGCCGTGCACAGAGGACCCGCGCAGGTGCTCCCTGCTGTTAGAAGGGCCATGTATGCTGCTATGATGATGGCCGAACCTAAGATCCTCGAACCAATACAGAAGGTTTTCATAAACGTTCCACAAGAATACATGGGTAATGCCACAAGGGAGATACAGAATAGACGCGGTCAAATCCTAGATATGAGTCAAGAGGGTGACATGGTAACAGTGGAAGCTAAGGTTCCAGTTGCTGAAATGTTCGGCTTCGCAGGGGACATTAGATCAGCTACAGAGGGAAGATGCCTCTGGTCCACTGAAAATGCAGGATTTGAAAAATTACCAGATGAACTTCAAAAAACCATCATAAGGGAGATAAGAACTAGGAAAGGATTATCACCTGAACCATATGGTGCTGACCATTACCTCAGTTAA
- the rpsG gene encoding 30S ribosomal protein S7, translating to MSLVFDKWETKEVKVEDKGLAKYISLAEVLVPHTMGRHVKRQFAKSKVSIIERLINKVMRTEKNTGKKNKAYKIVKKAFEIINQRTKKNPIEVLVKAIENTSPREETTRIKYGGIAYQVAVDVSPQRRLDLSLNFLTKGAMQAAFKTKKSIEECLAQEIILASEYDTRSFAIQKKEEKERIARSAH from the coding sequence ATGAGTTTAGTCTTTGATAAATGGGAGACAAAAGAGGTGAAAGTCGAAGACAAGGGACTGGCCAAATACATTTCCTTAGCAGAGGTACTAGTCCCACATACAATGGGAAGACACGTGAAAAGACAATTCGCAAAATCAAAGGTTTCAATAATTGAAAGACTAATAAACAAGGTCATGAGAACAGAAAAAAACACTGGAAAAAAGAATAAAGCATACAAGATCGTTAAAAAGGCATTCGAGATAATAAACCAGCGGACAAAGAAGAACCCGATAGAAGTCCTAGTTAAGGCCATAGAGAACACATCCCCAAGAGAGGAAACAACAAGGATAAAATATGGGGGTATAGCCTACCAAGTCGCTGTTGACGTATCCCCACAACGCAGACTCGACTTATCTTTGAATTTCCTCACGAAGGGTGCCATGCAAGCAGCTTTCAAAACCAAGAAATCAATAGAAGAATGCCTGGCCCAGGAGATCATATTAGCTTCAGAATATGATACAAGAAGCTTCGCAATACAAAAGAAGGAAGAAAAAGAGAGAATAGCCAGATCAGCGCATTAA
- a CDS encoding 30S ribosomal protein S12, with the protein MPGLFAAKKLKKDRQKFRWKDPQYKRRALRLDVKADPLEGAPQARGIVIEKVGIEAKQPNSAIRKCVRVQLIKNGKQITAFAPGDGAIGFIDEHDEVIVEGIGGPAGRAMGDIPGVRWKVTKVNNVSLQEMVKGKIEKPVR; encoded by the coding sequence TTGCCAGGACTTTTCGCAGCAAAAAAACTCAAAAAAGACAGACAAAAGTTTAGATGGAAAGACCCACAATATAAAAGAAGAGCATTACGCTTAGATGTTAAAGCAGACCCTCTAGAAGGAGCACCACAGGCAAGAGGGATAGTAATAGAGAAAGTAGGTATAGAGGCAAAACAGCCAAACTCAGCCATAAGAAAATGTGTAAGAGTCCAACTTATCAAAAACGGTAAACAGATAACCGCATTCGCCCCTGGAGACGGTGCAATCGGTTTCATCGACGAACACGACGAAGTAATCGTGGAAGGTATAGGAGGCCCTGCTGGAAGAGCAATGGGTGACATTCCAGGCGTCCGCTGGAAGGTCACCAAAGTCAATAATGTATCACTCCAAGAAATGGTTAAGGGCAAAATAGAGAAACCAGTGAGGTAA
- a CDS encoding NusA-like transcription termination signal-binding factor, with translation MNIKFTTNEIRYIALFESMTGAMVKDCIVDDKNGKITFLVKKGDMGLAIGRRGSNVAKVQKAVDKGVEVIEHSDDPVEFIANLFAPIKLRSIRILQRDNGEKIATIEVNPKDRRAVIGRGGQNIERARILARRQHNISNIIIK, from the coding sequence GTGAATATAAAATTCACCACAAACGAAATAAGATATATTGCACTGTTTGAAAGCATGACCGGTGCAATGGTAAAAGATTGTATAGTGGATGATAAAAATGGGAAAATAACATTCCTTGTTAAAAAGGGAGATATGGGCCTCGCCATCGGGAGAAGAGGTAGCAACGTTGCCAAAGTCCAGAAGGCCGTTGACAAGGGCGTTGAAGTGATCGAACATTCAGACGATCCAGTTGAATTCATAGCCAACCTCTTCGCCCCCATCAAACTAAGGAGTATAAGAATACTCCAAAGAGACAACGGGGAGAAAATAGCCACTATAGAAGTAAACCCAAAAGATAGAAGAGCAGTGATAGGCAGAGGGGGCCAGAATATTGAAAGAGCCAGGATATTAGCAAGGAGACAGCACAACATAAGTAACATCATAATTAAATAA
- a CDS encoding 50S ribosomal protein L30e has translation MDIDRGIRVAVDTGNVILGSKKSIQNLKLGKGKLVIIAENAPEDIKEDVEYYAKLSNIPIYVYNGSSVELGSVCGKPFTVTTLLIQDPGDSTILEIVG, from the coding sequence ATGGACATAGATAGAGGAATAAGAGTAGCCGTAGACACTGGTAATGTCATATTAGGCTCGAAAAAGTCCATCCAAAACTTGAAACTAGGTAAAGGCAAATTGGTAATAATAGCCGAAAACGCCCCAGAAGATATAAAAGAAGACGTAGAATATTATGCCAAACTTTCCAATATTCCCATCTATGTTTATAATGGGAGTAGCGTCGAATTAGGCTCAGTATGTGGTAAACCATTCACCGTCACTACTCTCCTCATACAAGATCCTGGTGACTCAACAATACTAGAAATAGTGGGGTAG